The Leptospiraceae bacterium genome includes the window TTTAAAACTAATGTACATCATCCACACTCACGCACACTTTGATCACTGTCTCGCTACAAACGCAGTGTATGATTCTCACACTGATACAAAAGTTTGTCTTCATAAAGAAGATCTTCCTTTATACCAAAATTTGCCCACTCAATGCCAAAGATTTGGATTTCAGTACAATCAAAAAATTAAAACTATTGATAAATTTTTAGAAGACGAAGACGAAATTCGTTTTGGGAATAACAATTCTATGAAAATCTTACATACACCGGGACATAGCCCGGGATCAGTATGTTTTCAAATTGAAACTCTAAAAGAATCTATATTATTTTCAGGAGATACACTTTTTTCAGGAAGCATAGGTCGAACCGATCTCTGGGGTGGCGATTATGATACAATTATTAAGTCTATAAAAACAAGAATCCTACCACTCGAAGACTCTACAAGAGTCATCCCCGGTCACGGAGAATTTACACAAATCTATCGTGAAAAAAAATCCAATCCTTTTTTAATATAATTTTATTTTTCACAATCTTACGGGAGGACTATGAGTAAAGTTTATTTAACAACAATTTTTTTATTTCTAATTAATTTAGGAGTGTATTTTCAAGCATATAAAATATACAAGAAAACATCGAATGATCTTTTTACGGCGAAAAATTACACTACCCAACTAAAAAAATTTATACCTAATTTAGATTGTAATAGAAATATTAATTTGTATCTTACTTTACCAGAAATATTTGATAGAAAAAACTTTGACGCAGCTTTTTTAGCAAAATACGCTCTTTCTCCTTGTGAAATAAACTATAAAGAAAATGGTATGGTTCAAATAGACCAAAAGGGATTGTATATTATGAATTCTCTTCACACAAATTTTACCGAATCAAAGAAAAAGTTTAAATTATTACAAGACAATTCTGAATTTATTCTATTTGAAGTAGAGTGATGT containing:
- a CDS encoding MBL fold metallo-hydrolase — encoded protein: MSLKVETFPVYPLGCNCSIVYDESDKEAIVIDPGGEELKILDFLKNNNLKLMYIIHTHAHFDHCLATNAVYDSHTDTKVCLHKEDLPLYQNLPTQCQRFGFQYNQKIKTIDKFLEDEDEIRFGNNNSMKILHTPGHSPGSVCFQIETLKESILFSGDTLFSGSIGRTDLWGGDYDTIIKSIKTRILPLEDSTRVIPGHGEFTQIYREKKSNPFLI